From the genome of Miscanthus floridulus cultivar M001 chromosome 10, ASM1932011v1, whole genome shotgun sequence, one region includes:
- the LOC136489939 gene encoding uncharacterized protein, translating into MPPHRRSRRLRGQESGEECSRSSCREDKEREAAQTQSEALVQVSELSSPPVSCIWERLWRKWGRRFYIRLDRQGCFHTYPDVGGPFQSLPETYGAIDRYLEDLRDPKMCAEEDKAIIRRLYWPDGTIKRRTRGPVTEKSEMCQMVQALVDKYNEDHNLLEGLAHELKDVLHYNSICEKQKWYYHLNFTTKIKGAGPNECNLDNLFFVEVSMPQAKFTELLANCFCRVNLNDNGQCYGCTRDGVVGMKHPCSSDGYTAGHLNVGLPSGYFGKWKRDYEDEEDDDKYVKAREAELRQMFKGLDKPGVLKKLITPPPWATKRKVLG; encoded by the exons ATGCCTCCCCACCGCCGAAGCCGCCGCCTCCGCGGTCAAGAGTCTGGTGAAGAATGCTCCCGCTCATC GTGCCGGGAGGACAAGGAGCGTGAGGCTGCACAGACGCAGTCTGAGGCATTAGTTCAGGTGTCGGAACTATCCTCGCCTCCTGTGTCATGCATATGGGAGCGCCTGTGGCGTAAGTGGGGACGGCGATTTTATATCAGGCTCGATCGTCAGGGATGTTTCCATACATATCCTGATGTGGGTGGGCCATTTCAGAGCTTGCCAGAAACCTACGGGGCTATTGATCGCTATCTCGAGGACCTCCGGGATCCGAAGAT GTGTGCGGAGGAAGATAAGGCTATAATACGACGTCTTTACTGGCCTGATGGCACAATCAAGAGGCGTACAAGAGGACCTGTAACTGAGAAATCCGAAATGTGTCAAATGGTTCAAGCTTTAGTGGACAAGTATAATGAGGATCATAATCTTTTGGAG GGTCTTGCACACGAACTCAAAGACGTTTTACACTACAACTCAATTTGTGAGAAGCAGAAATGGTACTATCATCTCAATTTCACTACAAAGATTAAAGGGGCTGGTCCAAATGAATGTAACCTGGACAATCTTTTCTTTGTGGAAGTGAGTATGCCACAAGCAAAGTTTACAGAACTGCTGGCTAACTGTTTCTGCAGAGTTAATCTGAATGACAATG GTCAATGCTATGGTTGCACCAGAGATGGAGTTGTTGGTATGAAACACCCTTGCAGTTCTGATGGATACACTGCTGGTCACTTGAATGTGGGTTTGCCATCTGGATACTTTGGAAAGTGGAAGAGGGactatgaggatgaggaggatgatGATAAATAT GTGAAAGCTAGGGAAGCTGAGCTAAGGCAGATGTTCAAG gGCCTTGATAAGCCAGGTGTCTTGAAGAAACTTATCACGCCCCCTCCGTGGGCAACTAAACGAAAAGTGCTGGGGTGA